One stretch of Pseudomonas sp. NC02 DNA includes these proteins:
- a CDS encoding LysR family transcriptional regulator produces the protein MNRNDLRRVDLNLLIVFETLMHERSVTRAAEKLFLGQPAISAALSRLRGLFDDPLFVRTGRSMEPSARAVEIFALLSPALDSISTAVSRASEFDPATSTAVFRIGLSDDVEFALLPLLLKRLRAEAPGIVLVVRRVNYILMPGLLASGEISIGVSYTTDLPANAKRKVLRRSKPMLLRADSMPGSMSLDDFCARPHALVSFAGDLSGFLDEELEKLGRKRHVVLAVPQFNGLGTLLAGTDIVATVPDYAAEALTSAGGLRAEEPPLPVRTFELHMAWRGSQDNDPGERWLRSRIQMFFGDPDSL, from the coding sequence ATGAACCGTAACGACCTGCGTCGTGTCGACCTCAACCTGTTGATCGTATTCGAAACCTTGATGCATGAGCGCAGTGTGACCCGCGCTGCCGAGAAACTGTTCCTTGGCCAGCCGGCCATCAGCGCAGCCCTGTCACGCCTGCGCGGCCTGTTCGACGACCCGTTGTTCGTGCGTACCGGACGCAGCATGGAGCCCTCGGCCCGTGCGGTAGAAATCTTCGCCCTGCTCTCCCCGGCCCTGGACTCGATTTCCACGGCCGTCAGCCGCGCCTCCGAATTCGACCCGGCCACCAGCACCGCGGTATTCCGCATCGGCCTGTCGGACGACGTCGAATTCGCCCTGCTGCCGCTGCTGCTCAAGCGCCTGCGGGCCGAAGCCCCCGGCATCGTGCTGGTAGTGCGCCGCGTCAACTACATCCTGATGCCCGGCCTGCTGGCCTCCGGCGAAATCTCCATCGGCGTGAGCTACACCACCGATTTGCCGGCCAACGCCAAGCGCAAGGTATTGCGCCGCAGCAAGCCGATGCTGCTGCGAGCCGACAGCATGCCGGGTTCCATGAGCCTGGATGATTTCTGCGCGCGGCCCCATGCCCTGGTGTCATTCGCCGGGGATTTGAGCGGGTTTCTGGATGAAGAACTGGAAAAACTGGGCCGCAAGCGCCATGTCGTGCTGGCTGTGCCGCAGTTCAATGGGCTGGGGACGTTGCTGGCGGGCACCGATATTGTCGCGACCGTGCCGGACTATGCCGCTGAAGCGTTGACTTCAGCGGGTGGCTTGCGGGCTGAGGAGCCGCCACTGCCGGTGCGCACCTTTGAATTGCACATGGCGTGGCGTGGGTCCCAGGACAATGATCCGGGGGAACGGTGGTTAAGGTCGCGGATTCAGATGTTTTTTGGGGACCCGGACAGCCTATAA
- a CDS encoding FUSC family protein, whose product MLRALRMLGAWEAATSGYVLRSLLAASLALWLGFQLHLDSPFSAASTVLLLIHPLQGAVVGKGFHRALGTLVGLAVALVLTSLFAQQMLLFILGIGVWLGLCVGAMTVFRHYQATAAVVAGYTVCLALGPAIVAPQQGFEHIVGRGTAVVLGVLSLSLVATLFSRKTVERTLTMALRDVSSRTLRLLAVRFDGGPARAQDPLAIDISKVDDLLGIGRGESVLIRARLATLQAGLAYLHAVVLDECAIPSHAGIGAQLRQLAEAMPGFCVAADRVRELQASLEPGASQRRLNEPLAELASALSSFACLERAPLPPARAVGFHRHYGAALRNGVRALLATLATGAVWYLTGWDQGPTLLAVLGPFCTLLATSAAPEQGIASLARGTFYAILAAAGCKFLLLPHISGFGLLTVVLVAFWAVGIHATTRPRHALQGVAYLITFNTLVGTAGTAQYDFADFANQALAWMVTLAICLLAFQLLPGKPASHADVLRTALHKDTRRLLRHGHRMDLLKWQATQQHRMVALQALSGADEAGAVSLQLGRQLRLLHRKTRDLEPHSSIARCVQAGDRRIARYAFDSAISAAQARRTSRSLIRLGARDLAACYRDLARLLDQYQRADIRTSFS is encoded by the coding sequence ATGCTCCGTGCACTGCGCATGCTGGGGGCATGGGAAGCTGCTACCTCGGGCTATGTGCTGCGTAGTCTTTTGGCGGCCTCATTGGCCCTGTGGCTGGGGTTCCAATTACACCTGGATTCGCCGTTCTCGGCCGCCTCAACCGTGTTGTTGCTGATCCATCCGCTGCAGGGGGCAGTGGTTGGCAAGGGCTTCCACCGGGCACTGGGCACCCTCGTGGGGTTGGCTGTGGCATTGGTCCTGACCAGCCTGTTCGCCCAGCAAATGCTGCTGTTTATCCTCGGGATCGGGGTATGGCTGGGCCTTTGTGTCGGCGCCATGACCGTGTTTCGGCACTACCAGGCCACGGCGGCGGTGGTCGCCGGCTACACCGTTTGCCTGGCCCTGGGGCCCGCCATCGTCGCGCCACAGCAAGGTTTCGAACATATCGTCGGGCGGGGCACGGCCGTTGTTCTGGGGGTGTTGAGCCTGAGCCTGGTGGCCACATTATTCAGCCGCAAGACCGTCGAGCGCACACTGACCATGGCACTTCGCGACGTCTCGTCGCGCACCCTGCGGTTATTGGCCGTGCGGTTTGACGGCGGGCCGGCGCGTGCGCAGGACCCGCTGGCCATCGATATCAGCAAAGTGGACGACCTTCTCGGGATTGGTCGGGGCGAGTCGGTGCTGATCCGCGCCAGGCTGGCGACCCTGCAGGCAGGACTTGCGTATCTGCATGCCGTGGTGCTCGACGAATGCGCGATACCTTCGCACGCTGGAATCGGCGCACAGTTGCGCCAGCTGGCTGAAGCCATGCCCGGGTTTTGCGTGGCGGCCGATCGTGTCCGGGAGCTGCAAGCCAGCCTTGAACCAGGCGCGAGCCAGCGGCGTCTGAATGAGCCATTGGCCGAACTGGCCAGCGCCTTGTCGAGTTTTGCCTGCCTTGAGCGCGCGCCCCTGCCGCCGGCCCGCGCCGTGGGGTTTCACCGACACTACGGCGCTGCACTGCGTAACGGTGTGCGAGCGTTGCTGGCCACGCTGGCGACCGGTGCTGTCTGGTACCTCACCGGCTGGGACCAGGGGCCAACCTTGCTGGCCGTACTGGGTCCGTTCTGCACCTTGCTGGCCACCAGCGCGGCGCCCGAGCAAGGCATTGCGAGCCTTGCCAGGGGAACCTTCTACGCAATCCTGGCAGCGGCGGGGTGCAAGTTCCTGCTGTTGCCGCACATCAGCGGGTTCGGGTTGCTCACGGTGGTGCTGGTTGCGTTCTGGGCGGTCGGGATTCATGCCACGACCCGGCCGCGCCATGCCCTGCAAGGCGTCGCCTACCTGATTACGTTCAATACCCTGGTCGGCACCGCCGGGACCGCCCAATACGACTTCGCTGACTTCGCGAATCAAGCCCTGGCCTGGATGGTGACGCTTGCTATCTGCCTGCTGGCCTTCCAGTTGCTGCCGGGGAAACCCGCCAGCCACGCCGACGTCCTGAGGACCGCGCTGCACAAGGACACACGCCGGTTACTGCGTCACGGGCACCGCATGGATCTTCTGAAGTGGCAGGCCACGCAACAGCACCGGATGGTTGCCCTGCAAGCGCTGTCGGGCGCCGATGAGGCCGGTGCCGTCTCGCTTCAACTGGGTCGACAGTTAAGGTTGCTGCACCGCAAGACACGCGACCTGGAGCCTCATTCGTCAATCGCCAGGTGTGTGCAAGCGGGCGATCGGCGTATTGCCAGATATGCCTTCGATTCAGCGATCAGCGCGGCCCAGGCCCGGCGTACGTCGAGATCACTGATCCGCCTTGGTGCCCGCGACCTGGCTGCTTGTTACCGGGATTTGGCGCGGTTGCTCGACCAATACCAGCGTGCCGATATCCGAACCAGTTTCAGCTAA
- a CDS encoding HlyD family secretion protein, translating into MIIKHILKTLVTLVLGLAALLFCTQLWRAYELAPWTRDGRVSAQVIRIAPEVSGQVEHLLVGDNQWVAKGALLYQIDRSSYLLAQQQRTAELAEARSVFEQRSAQLKRRNQLGDAIAREETDNAARDLAVARARLDAARSQLAHARLDLDRTTIRSPVDGYVTQLRLQPGDYAAAGETNIFVVDSHSFWVTGYFEETKLAGVRVGAATSIKLMGFSPLLEGHVASIGRGIADGNELRSNSGLPQVAPTFSWIRLAQRVPVRIELDKVPPGVELAAGMTASIEVAEEGTAPRWRLVQWLQAFM; encoded by the coding sequence ATGATCATCAAACACATCCTCAAGACCCTCGTCACCCTGGTGCTCGGGCTGGCCGCATTGCTGTTCTGCACGCAACTGTGGCGTGCCTATGAGTTGGCCCCCTGGACGCGGGACGGGCGTGTCAGCGCGCAAGTCATCCGTATTGCCCCCGAGGTGTCCGGCCAGGTCGAACACCTGCTGGTGGGCGACAACCAATGGGTCGCCAAGGGCGCGTTGCTCTACCAGATCGATCGCAGCAGCTACTTGCTTGCCCAGCAACAGCGCACGGCCGAGCTTGCCGAGGCGCGCAGTGTTTTCGAGCAGCGCAGTGCACAGCTCAAACGCCGCAACCAGCTCGGCGATGCGATTGCGCGGGAGGAAACCGACAACGCAGCCCGGGACCTGGCGGTGGCCAGGGCGCGCCTGGATGCGGCCCGCAGCCAACTGGCCCATGCGCGGCTGGATCTGGACCGCACGACGATTCGTTCGCCGGTCGACGGCTATGTGACCCAGTTGCGGCTGCAGCCGGGTGACTACGCGGCAGCGGGCGAGACCAATATCTTTGTGGTCGATAGCCATAGCTTCTGGGTCACCGGTTACTTCGAGGAGACCAAGCTGGCTGGTGTTCGGGTGGGGGCTGCGACGTCCATCAAGCTGATGGGTTTTTCACCGCTGCTCGAAGGGCATGTGGCGAGCATTGGTCGGGGCATTGCCGACGGTAACGAGCTGCGCAGTAACAGTGGTTTGCCCCAGGTGGCACCTACGTTCAGCTGGATACGCCTGGCCCAGCGCGTGCCCGTGCGGATTGAACTGGACAAAGTGCCGCCCGGTGTGGAACTGGCGGCGGGGATGACCGCCAGCATCGAGGTTGCCGAGGAGGGCACGGCGCCGCGCTGGAGGCTGGTGCAATGGCTTCAGGCGTTCATGTGA
- a CDS encoding DUF1656 domain-containing protein produces MLSEITIAHLYIPPFLLYVGVAALVYGLLERALRRWLDWAWHPSLARFFVSLIVLSTLVLSF; encoded by the coding sequence ATGCTCAGCGAAATCACGATTGCCCACCTCTACATTCCTCCGTTCTTGCTCTACGTCGGCGTTGCAGCCCTGGTGTACGGGCTACTGGAGCGGGCCCTGCGGCGCTGGCTGGATTGGGCCTGGCACCCCAGCCTGGCGCGTTTCTTTGTGTCGCTGATCGTGCTCTCGACCTTGGTTCTGAGCTTTTGA
- a CDS encoding helix-turn-helix domain-containing protein, producing the protein MGEMKLQGVDQFELDSFDQPAVALMLGSQRNDTEFPVHSHRKGQLVVAYHGGIVCTVEDGVWMVPSGFGVWIPGGIAHSNRVTANGRIGYLFVEPGAAALPEKCCTLVLSQLVLALILHLSAQPQDYPPASANSRVASVLLEQLELAPSEQLYLPLPAATQLRFIARGLAQDPSNRCTMAQWARQVAMSERSLARLVKSETGLTFGQWRKQWQIIVALQSLAEGESVQRTAEALGYESVSSFISMFRKTLGSSPARYIRRTATR; encoded by the coding sequence ATGGGCGAGATGAAGCTCCAGGGCGTTGATCAATTCGAACTGGACAGTTTTGATCAGCCCGCCGTCGCGTTGATGCTCGGCAGCCAGCGCAACGACACCGAATTCCCCGTGCACAGCCACCGCAAAGGCCAACTGGTGGTGGCATATCACGGCGGTATCGTGTGTACCGTAGAGGATGGCGTGTGGATGGTGCCGTCGGGCTTCGGCGTGTGGATTCCGGGCGGTATCGCCCACAGCAACCGGGTGACCGCCAACGGCAGGATCGGCTATCTGTTTGTCGAGCCCGGCGCCGCCGCGCTACCGGAGAAATGCTGCACGCTGGTGCTTTCGCAGCTGGTCCTGGCGTTGATCCTGCACCTGAGTGCCCAGCCCCAGGATTATCCGCCTGCCTCTGCCAATTCGCGCGTGGCGAGCGTGCTCCTTGAACAACTGGAACTGGCTCCTTCGGAGCAGTTGTACCTGCCGCTCCCCGCTGCTACGCAGTTGCGCTTCATCGCCCGCGGCCTGGCCCAGGACCCGTCAAACCGTTGCACCATGGCCCAGTGGGCACGCCAGGTGGCCATGAGCGAGCGCTCCCTGGCCCGCCTGGTCAAGAGCGAAACGGGCCTGACTTTTGGCCAATGGCGCAAACAATGGCAAATCATCGTGGCCTTGCAGAGCCTGGCCGAGGGCGAGTCGGTGCAACGAACCGCCGAGGCGCTGGGGTACGAGTCGGTCAGTTCGTTCATCAGCATGTTTCGCAAGACACTGGGCTCGTCGCCGGCGCGCTACATTCGCCGTACGGCAACGCGCTAG
- a CDS encoding LysR family transcriptional regulator: MDLLNGMQVFARVVDTGSFAAAAEALDLSGAHVSRLICELEKHLQTRLLQRTTRRLGLTDSGERFLLRCRDILEDVREATAEASGAHLNPRGRLRVHCMSGLGVLITPLIARYSEQYPDVSIELTLSQHNPDPLEEGHDVVISIAHSLPDSALVSQTIGQLFSVPCAAPGYLARYGVPEHPQQLMQHRRLHLQDFQEDAWLFKGQEGEIAISPGDTFRTNVADAMVKATQEGMGISLLPFFSANPALREGSLVRLLPGYRLRERSIFAVYPSRRFLDAKVRTWVGFLQARLPGLLAEQLAVIEAP, from the coding sequence ATGGATTTGCTCAATGGCATGCAGGTGTTTGCCCGGGTTGTCGACACTGGCAGCTTTGCCGCAGCGGCCGAGGCGCTGGACCTGTCCGGGGCACACGTATCACGGTTGATCTGCGAGCTGGAAAAACACCTGCAGACCCGCCTGTTGCAACGCACCACCCGACGCCTGGGCCTTACCGATTCGGGCGAGCGCTTTCTGTTGCGCTGTCGCGACATTCTTGAAGACGTTAGGGAAGCCACGGCAGAAGCCAGCGGCGCGCACCTCAACCCGCGCGGGCGATTGCGGGTGCATTGCATGAGCGGGTTGGGGGTGCTGATCACGCCGCTGATTGCCCGCTACAGCGAGCAATACCCGGACGTGTCCATCGAGTTGACCCTGTCCCAGCACAACCCGGACCCGCTTGAAGAGGGTCACGACGTGGTGATCTCCATCGCCCATTCGTTGCCGGATTCGGCGCTGGTCAGCCAGACGATCGGGCAGTTGTTCAGTGTGCCCTGTGCGGCACCGGGGTATCTGGCCCGGTACGGCGTGCCCGAGCATCCGCAGCAGTTGATGCAGCATCGACGGTTGCATCTGCAGGATTTCCAGGAGGATGCGTGGTTGTTCAAGGGGCAAGAGGGCGAGATTGCGATTTCGCCGGGTGACACCTTCAGGACCAATGTCGCGGATGCGATGGTCAAGGCGACGCAGGAAGGAATGGGCATCAGCTTGTTGCCGTTCTTCAGCGCCAACCCGGCGCTGCGCGAGGGCTCGTTGGTGCGGCTGTTGCCCGGATATCGGCTACGGGAGCGGAGCATTTTCGCGGTGTATCCATCAAGGCGCTTTCTGGATGCCAAGGTGCGGACGTGGGTCGGGTTTTTGCAGGCGCGATTGCCGGGGTTGTTGGCGGAGCAGTTGGCAGTGATTGAGGCACCTTGA
- a CDS encoding DUF2790 domain-containing protein, with amino-acid sequence MNIKWLSLLLFFTAAGAMAAGSNEALDIQHVVSITPVPGSCQVEPATMVYLDSQGASHTVNYQVMGTCQGGV; translated from the coding sequence ATGAATATCAAATGGCTCAGCCTGCTCCTGTTTTTCACCGCCGCCGGCGCCATGGCGGCCGGCAGCAATGAAGCGCTGGATATCCAACACGTTGTTTCAATCACGCCCGTGCCGGGCAGTTGCCAGGTAGAACCGGCGACCATGGTGTATCTCGACAGCCAGGGCGCCAGCCACACTGTCAACTACCAGGTCATGGGCACGTGCCAGGGCGGGGTTTAA
- a CDS encoding OprD family porin — MNTQRIWLSLLGVPLAATAAEGGFFEDSTATLQARNYYFSRDFSDIVGANKQSKAEEWGQGFILTYKSGYTPGPVGFGLDALGTLGLKLDSSPDRTNTGLLPVKGDGSAPHDYSRLGLTFKARFSRTELKVGELQPNLPVLAFSDIRLLPPSYQGVSVSSGEIAGLALQAGHLTTTSLRNEAGDEKMIAMLGHVPQRGAESDGFNYVGGDYAFNTNRTSVSYWHGQLKDIYRQDFVGLKHSQPMGEWTLGANLGYYDAREDGDKLLGKIDNQAFFSLLSAKHGGHIFYVGYQAMYGDSAFPRVFANITPLGNEVPTYEFAYTDERSWQVRYDYDFVALGIPGLTTTVRYITGNNVTTGAGYEGKDRERDLDIGYVVQSGTLSGLGIRVRNVMARSNYRSDIDENRLILSYTWKLL, encoded by the coding sequence ATGAACACACAACGTATCTGGCTATCCCTGTTGGGCGTGCCGCTTGCGGCGACGGCGGCCGAGGGCGGGTTTTTCGAGGACTCCACCGCCACCTTGCAGGCGCGCAACTATTACTTCAGCCGCGATTTCTCGGACATCGTCGGCGCCAACAAGCAATCAAAGGCAGAGGAGTGGGGCCAGGGTTTTATCCTGACCTATAAATCCGGCTACACCCCGGGGCCCGTGGGCTTTGGCCTGGATGCCCTGGGCACCCTCGGCCTCAAGCTCGACAGCAGCCCGGACCGCACCAATACCGGCCTGCTCCCGGTCAAGGGCGACGGCAGCGCCCCGCATGATTACAGCCGTTTGGGCCTGACCTTCAAGGCCAGGTTTTCCAGGACCGAATTGAAGGTCGGCGAACTGCAACCGAACCTGCCGGTGCTGGCCTTCAGCGATATCCGCTTGCTGCCGCCGAGCTATCAGGGCGTGAGTGTCAGCTCCGGCGAAATCGCCGGCCTTGCGCTGCAGGCCGGGCACTTGACCACCACCAGCCTGCGCAACGAAGCCGGCGACGAGAAAATGATCGCCATGCTCGGCCATGTGCCGCAACGCGGCGCTGAAAGTGATGGGTTCAACTACGTCGGCGGCGACTACGCCTTCAACACCAACCGCACCAGCGTCAGCTACTGGCATGGCCAACTCAAGGACATCTACCGCCAGGACTTTGTCGGCCTCAAGCACAGCCAGCCAATGGGCGAGTGGACGCTCGGCGCCAACCTCGGCTACTACGATGCCCGGGAAGACGGCGACAAACTGCTCGGCAAGATCGACAACCAGGCGTTTTTCTCGCTGCTGTCGGCCAAGCATGGCGGCCATATCTTCTACGTCGGTTATCAAGCCATGTACGGCGACAGTGCCTTCCCGCGGGTCTTCGCCAACATCACGCCGCTGGGCAACGAAGTACCCACCTACGAGTTTGCCTACACCGACGAGCGCTCCTGGCAAGTGCGGTACGACTATGACTTCGTGGCGCTGGGCATTCCGGGGCTGACCACCACCGTGCGTTATATCACCGGTAACAACGTGACCACCGGCGCGGGTTATGAAGGCAAGGATCGCGAGCGCGACCTGGATATCGGCTATGTGGTGCAAAGCGGCACATTGAGCGGCCTGGGCATTCGGGTGCGCAATGTCATGGCCCGTTCAAACTACCGCAGCGACATCGACGAGAACCGGCTGATCCTCAGTTACACCTGGAAGCTGCTTTAA